In Methanothermococcus thermolithotrophicus DSM 2095, one DNA window encodes the following:
- a CDS encoding SPFH domain-containing protein produces MFWFWIIVGLIVMYILIKSVVIVNQYEMGLIFRLGKVAGILKPGVNIIIPLIDVPIKVDVRTKVIDIPPQEMITKDNAAVTIDAVIYYRVVDVDRALLEVQNYEYAIINLAQTTLRAIIGSMELDGVLDRREYINSKLLDTLDKDTDAWGVRVEKVELREIEPPKDIKDAMTQQMKAERLKRAAILEAEGEKQSKILKAEGIAQSLRIEAEGQAKAIKIVAEAAQQYFKDEAQLYKALDVTSLVLKDNTKYVISENVMDIAKKFVKQQ; encoded by the coding sequence ATGTTCTGGTTTTGGATAATAGTAGGCCTAATTGTCATGTATATTTTAATAAAATCAGTAGTTATAGTAAATCAGTATGAAATGGGCTTAATATTTAGACTAGGTAAAGTTGCAGGGATATTAAAACCTGGGGTTAATATTATTATACCACTTATTGACGTTCCTATAAAGGTGGATGTAAGGACTAAAGTAATCGATATACCGCCACAAGAGATGATTACAAAGGATAATGCAGCGGTTACCATAGATGCAGTAATTTACTATAGGGTCGTAGATGTAGATAGGGCATTGTTGGAAGTTCAAAATTACGAATATGCTATTATTAATCTTGCACAGACTACGTTAAGGGCAATAATTGGTAGTATGGAATTGGATGGGGTATTGGATAGGAGGGAGTATATAAACTCTAAGCTTTTGGATACATTGGATAAAGACACAGATGCCTGGGGTGTAAGGGTTGAGAAAGTTGAACTTAGGGAGATAGAACCACCTAAGGATATTAAGGATGCTATGACTCAGCAGATGAAGGCTGAAAGATTAAAAAGAGCTGCAATATTGGAAGCAGAAGGTGAAAAACAGAGTAAAATTTTAAAAGCCGAGGGTATAGCACAGAGTTTAAGAATTGAAGCCGAAGGTCAGGCAAAAGCTATAAAAATAGTTGCAGAAGCTGCACAGCAATACTTTAAGGATGAAGCACAATTGTACAAGGCCCTTGACGTTACTTCATTAGTTCTAAAGGACAATACAAAGTATGTAATATCTGAAAATGTTATGGATATTGCAAAGAAATTTGTAAAACAGCAATAA
- a CDS encoding NfeD family protein → MELGYLMILLGLIAILFEVITPGLYFPAAGIALIIYGVFLLIFPSMALPMAIVSGVITVYALYRAVYGVGKDIKIGAEKFVGRELILGSDLDEQNYGLITIDNEKWHIKAKEPLKKGDKVKIVGIEGVSLVVEKINTNHTE, encoded by the coding sequence TTTAATGATACTTTTGGGACTAATTGCAATACTTTTTGAAGTAATTACACCTGGACTCTACTTTCCAGCAGCAGGTATTGCATTAATAATATACGGCGTATTTTTATTGATATTTCCATCAATGGCTCTTCCTATGGCGATAGTCTCAGGGGTTATTACGGTGTATGCACTGTATAGGGCGGTATATGGAGTAGGCAAAGATATAAAGATTGGAGCTGAAAAATTTGTTGGAAGAGAGCTCATATTGGGATCTGATTTAGATGAACAAAACTATGGTCTTATCACAATAGACAATGAAAAATGGCACATTAAAGCAAAAGAACCATTGAAAAAAGGCGATAAAGTTAAAATCGTAGGTATTGAAGGGGTATCATTGGTTGTCGAAAAGATAAATACAAACCATACCGAGTAA
- a CDS encoding V-type ATP synthase subunit I, with amino-acid sequence MRPARMGKLRAVILDEKMDSVVRSLHESGLVELSDLSTKIEDPEWSTLLSPSSSAEYGRNAASLIIKVSRFLDLFESVTEEEKKGLSGILNPEIPDKKELSFSSAEEVISYVENVISQVEREVTEPAKKLSELENRKGTLETLKNYVKYLTDFDLDLSYLGEGVYTYIVSGMVPKENLTELEASLSEVTNDYVQVVKGNTVKDESDSEKVPVIVATLKEYSDAVGTELRKFNFERFDISGVEGSPKEVLENTKKELSEIESNINSILEKLRALSKKWKDDVYVLHEILEIEKERAEAYSLCGKTDRSYMLEAWVPVKYSDKVKEIIETASEGYAVVEITNPDEPEEKIPVMLDNPKPVKPFEMLTEMFAPPKYNEIDPTMMIMPGFLMFYGIMLTDAFYGFLLTLVGLVLWKKLGKASEGAYNLGYILTLSGISTMFFGVLTGGYLGNFTEEFLGFNVYNTAFALVNPLGESLYISSSNPLLNLGNISVNNGPMAILLFSVVVGIIHLFIGLFVGFKENLKNGGFKEAFFNQGIWLFLILALAVGLGIGNSMLIGAAVGIVILLCIIKGYSNGGILDAGLGAMDITGFLGNVLSYARLLALCLATGGLAMAINIMAGLLNDSVPVIGVVLAVAMLLVGHTFNFVMNGLGSFIHSLRLHYVEFFGQFYEGGGKKFTPFKAKREYTSL; translated from the coding sequence GTGAGACCTGCAAGGATGGGCAAATTGAGAGCAGTGATTTTGGATGAAAAGATGGATTCTGTAGTGAGGAGTCTCCACGAAAGCGGGTTGGTAGAATTATCCGACCTGTCTACAAAAATAGAAGACCCAGAGTGGAGCACGTTGTTGTCACCGTCCTCTTCTGCAGAATATGGTAGAAACGCTGCTTCATTAATAATAAAAGTTAGTAGGTTTCTCGATTTATTCGAGAGCGTAACTGAAGAAGAAAAGAAAGGATTGTCTGGAATATTAAACCCAGAAATCCCAGATAAAAAAGAATTATCATTCTCATCAGCTGAAGAAGTTATATCTTATGTTGAAAATGTTATAAGTCAAGTTGAAAGAGAAGTAACAGAACCTGCTAAAAAGTTAAGTGAACTAGAAAACAGAAAAGGCACTTTGGAAACCTTAAAAAATTATGTTAAATACTTGACTGATTTTGATTTAGATTTATCCTATCTCGGAGAAGGTGTTTACACATACATTGTATCTGGGATGGTTCCAAAGGAAAATCTTACAGAGCTCGAAGCTTCATTATCTGAAGTAACCAATGACTATGTTCAAGTTGTTAAAGGAAATACTGTTAAAGACGAAAGTGATAGTGAAAAAGTTCCAGTAATAGTAGCTACACTAAAAGAATACAGTGATGCAGTTGGAACAGAATTGAGAAAATTCAACTTTGAAAGATTCGATATATCTGGTGTTGAAGGTTCTCCAAAAGAAGTTCTTGAAAATACCAAAAAAGAACTTTCAGAAATTGAAAGTAATATTAACTCTATTTTAGAAAAATTAAGAGCGTTATCTAAAAAATGGAAAGACGACGTTTATGTGCTTCATGAAATCCTTGAAATCGAAAAGGAAAGAGCTGAAGCATACTCATTATGCGGTAAAACAGATAGGAGCTACATGCTTGAAGCATGGGTCCCCGTAAAATACTCAGACAAGGTAAAAGAAATAATAGAAACTGCTTCTGAAGGTTACGCAGTTGTGGAAATAACAAATCCGGACGAACCTGAAGAAAAAATACCGGTAATGTTAGACAACCCGAAACCAGTGAAACCATTTGAAATGTTAACTGAAATGTTTGCTCCTCCTAAGTATAACGAAATAGATCCTACAATGATGATAATGCCAGGATTTTTAATGTTCTATGGTATTATGCTTACAGACGCATTTTACGGTTTTTTATTAACACTTGTTGGGCTTGTCCTTTGGAAAAAGTTAGGTAAAGCTAGTGAAGGAGCTTACAATTTAGGATACATATTAACATTATCAGGAATTTCAACCATGTTCTTCGGTGTTTTGACCGGAGGTTATTTAGGAAACTTTACCGAAGAGTTCCTTGGATTTAATGTCTATAATACTGCATTTGCTCTTGTAAACCCACTTGGAGAAAGCTTGTACATAAGCAGTTCAAATCCACTGCTTAATCTTGGAAACATATCAGTTAATAATGGTCCAATGGCAATATTGCTATTCTCCGTAGTTGTAGGTATTATACACTTATTCATTGGTTTATTTGTAGGGTTTAAAGAAAATCTCAAAAACGGTGGATTTAAAGAAGCATTTTTCAACCAAGGTATCTGGTTATTCTTAATATTGGCTCTTGCAGTGGGCTTAGGAATTGGAAACTCCATGTTAATCGGAGCTGCCGTAGGAATTGTAATCCTCCTATGTATAATTAAGGGATACTCAAACGGCGGCATATTGGATGCCGGTCTTGGAGCAATGGATATAACCGGATTTTTAGGTAACGTTTTATCCTATGCAAGGCTTTTGGCTTTATGTTTGGCCACAGGTGGTCTTGCCATGGCTATCAACATTATGGCAGGATTGCTAAATGACAGCGTACCTGTAATAGGTGTAGTATTAGCTGTTGCAATGCTCTTAGTAGGTCATACATTCAACTTTGTGATGAATGGTTTAGGTTCATTTATTCACTCACTAAGGTTACACTACGTTGAGTTCTTTGGACAGTTCTATGAAGGAGGAGGAAAGAAATTCACTCCATTCAAAGCTAAGAGGGAATATACTTCCCTATAA
- a CDS encoding ATP synthase subunit K (produces ATP from ADP in the presence of a proton gradient across the membrane; the K subunit is a nonenzymatic component which binds the dimeric form by interacting with the G and E subunits), whose product MVFENPLLLGAIGAGLAVGIAGLGSGIGAGITGASGAGVVAEDPNKFGTAIVFQALPQTQGLYGFLVAILILFVFKTAPDWAMLAAGIGTGLAGLSAIGQGIASASGLGAVAEDEGIFGKAMVFSVLPETQAIYGLLVAILLLVGVFSSPGVSTIAALGAGLAVGFAGLSGIGQGITAAGAIGATARDPDAMGKGLVLAVMPETFAIFGLLIAILIMLGIMF is encoded by the coding sequence ATGGTATTTGAAAACCCATTATTACTTGGAGCAATAGGAGCAGGTTTAGCAGTAGGTATCGCAGGTTTAGGTTCTGGTATTGGTGCAGGTATTACTGGTGCCAGTGGTGCTGGAGTTGTAGCAGAAGACCCTAACAAATTCGGTACTGCAATAGTTTTCCAAGCTCTTCCACAGACCCAGGGTTTATATGGATTCTTGGTAGCTATCTTGATTTTATTCGTCTTTAAAACCGCACCAGACTGGGCAATGCTCGCAGCAGGTATTGGTACAGGTTTAGCAGGTTTATCTGCTATCGGTCAGGGAATCGCATCAGCTTCAGGTTTAGGAGCAGTTGCAGAAGACGAAGGTATCTTTGGTAAAGCTATGGTCTTCTCAGTTCTTCCAGAAACCCAGGCTATCTATGGTTTATTAGTAGCTATTTTGTTGTTAGTTGGTGTATTCAGTAGTCCTGGTGTATCAACAATTGCTGCACTTGGTGCTGGTTTAGCAGTTGGTTTCGCAGGTCTTTCAGGTATCGGTCAGGGTATTACCGCTGCTGGTGCTATTGGAGCTACTGCAAGAGATCCAGATGCTATGGGTAAAGGTCTTGTTTTAGCAGTTATGCCAGAAACATTCGCTATCTTCGGTTTGTTAATCGCGATCTTAATAATGCTCGGTATCATGTTCTAA
- a CDS encoding DUF531 domain-containing protein has product MKGDKHFKRMTLILYNSYDKTRWHEAHKRAIARAAPICYAFDCNLAIMDFPCKKEDIVSIETTIGGSGTYLRELIEKNRFLIIDKYQPQLGIPIASTSKPDEKKTIKPVEVAELLLKKPCGIFVGLGRHGLPKNIMKLGEYQLDITEKGVSLETCTAIATIPSIIYSHQKYI; this is encoded by the coding sequence ATGAAGGGCGATAAACATTTCAAAAGAATGACTTTGATTTTATACAACTCATACGATAAAACTAGATGGCACGAAGCTCACAAGAGAGCCATTGCAAGAGCTGCACCAATCTGTTACGCATTTGACTGCAATTTAGCTATAATGGATTTTCCATGTAAAAAAGAAGATATTGTATCAATAGAAACCACTATAGGAGGTTCAGGAACCTATCTAAGGGAATTAATTGAAAAAAACAGATTTTTAATAATAGATAAATACCAACCTCAGCTGGGAATACCTATAGCTTCAACATCAAAACCTGATGAAAAAAAGACCATAAAACCTGTAGAGGTAGCAGAATTGCTATTAAAAAAACCTTGTGGGATTTTTGTAGGGCTTGGAAGGCATGGACTACCAAAGAACATAATGAAGCTCGGAGAATATCAGCTAGATATAACAGAAAAAGGTGTTTCCCTGGAAACATGTACTGCAATAGCTACAATACCCTCTATAATATATTCACATCAGAAATACATCTAA